From a region of the Alnus glutinosa chromosome 1, dhAlnGlut1.1, whole genome shotgun sequence genome:
- the LOC133858835 gene encoding GDSL esterase/lipase At4g16230-like isoform X2 — protein MGFFLNRKLISEIVPGILTVSILVGICFAKNVPANFVFGDSLVDVGNNNYIVSLSKANYVPNGVDFGMPTGRYTNGRTIVDIIDFTPPYLAPTTAGHVVLQGVNYASGGGGILNKTGTIFGGRINLDAQIDNFANTRQDIISMIGAPAALKLIGSALFSVTIGSNDFINNYLVPVISVPEQKLISPQVFVATMISRYRLQLTRLHNLGARKIVVANVGPIGCIPYQRDSNPAAGDNCVNLPNQLAQLFNTQLKCLITELNTDLQGSQFAYADVYHIVEDILQNFISYGFENANSACCYLVGRFGGLIPCGPPSKVCRDRSKYVFWDPYHPSDASNVIIARRLLDGDSNDITPMNIRQLAGL, from the exons ATGGGTTTCTTCTTGAATAGAAAACTCATTTCTGAGATTGTGCCTGGAATCTTGACAGTCTCAATCCTGGTGGGGATCTGCTTTGCAAAGAATGTTCCtgctaattttgtttttggggATTCCTTGGTTGATGTGGGAAACAATAATTACATTGTTTCACTCTCCAAGGCTAATTATGTTCCCAATGGGGTTGATTTTGGAATGCCAACAGGACGATACACAAATGGAAGAACCATTGTCGACATCATAG ACTTCACTCCTCCCTACTTGGCTCCAACTACAGCAGGGCATGTGGTTCTGCAGGGTGTCAATTACGCTTCTGGTGGGGGTGGAATTCTTAATAAAACTGGAACGATCTTT GGTGGCCGAATCAACCTGGACGCACAGATAGATAATTTTGCAAATACCAGGCAAGACATAATCTCAATGATTGGTGCTCCTGCAGCTCTTAAGTTGATTGGATCAGCCTTGTTCTCAGTTACAATCGGCTCAAATGATTTCATCAATAACTACCTTGTACCTGTCATCTCAGTTCCTGAACAGAAGTTAATTTCGCCACAAGTGTTTGTTGCCACCATGATTTCCAGATACAGACTACAACTAACG AGACTACACAACTTGGGTGCTAGAAAGATTGTTGTGGCAAATGTAGGACCAATTGGGTGTATACCATATCAGAGGGATTCAAATCCAGCAGCAGGAGACAATTGTGTTAATTTGCCGAATCAGTTAGCTCAACTATTCAACACCCAGCTGAAATGCCTTATCACAGAGCTCAACACTGATCTTCAGGGATCACAGTTTGCCTATGCAGATGTTTATCACATTGTAGAAGATATCCTGCAAAACTTCATATCATATG GTTTTGAGAATGCAAATTCTGCATGCTGCTATCTTGTTGGGCGCTTTGGGGGTTTGATCCCATGTGGTCCTCCATCAAAAGTTTGTAGGGACAGATCCAAGTATGTGTTCTGGGATCCATACCATCCGTCTGATGCTTCAAATGTTATCATTGCCAGGCGTCTCTTGGATGGCGACTCCAATGACATTACACCTATGAACATTAGGCAACTGGCTGGATTGTGA
- the LOC133858835 gene encoding GDSL esterase/lipase At4g16230-like isoform X1, with protein MGFFLNRKLISEIVPGILTVSILVGICFAKNVPANFVFGDSLVDVGNNNYIVSLSKANYVPNGVDFGMPTGRYTNGRTIVDIIGQQLGLKDFTPPYLAPTTAGHVVLQGVNYASGGGGILNKTGTIFGGRINLDAQIDNFANTRQDIISMIGAPAALKLIGSALFSVTIGSNDFINNYLVPVISVPEQKLISPQVFVATMISRYRLQLTRLHNLGARKIVVANVGPIGCIPYQRDSNPAAGDNCVNLPNQLAQLFNTQLKCLITELNTDLQGSQFAYADVYHIVEDILQNFISYGFENANSACCYLVGRFGGLIPCGPPSKVCRDRSKYVFWDPYHPSDASNVIIARRLLDGDSNDITPMNIRQLAGL; from the exons ATGGGTTTCTTCTTGAATAGAAAACTCATTTCTGAGATTGTGCCTGGAATCTTGACAGTCTCAATCCTGGTGGGGATCTGCTTTGCAAAGAATGTTCCtgctaattttgtttttggggATTCCTTGGTTGATGTGGGAAACAATAATTACATTGTTTCACTCTCCAAGGCTAATTATGTTCCCAATGGGGTTGATTTTGGAATGCCAACAGGACGATACACAAATGGAAGAACCATTGTCGACATCATAG GTCAGCAATTGGGTCTTAAAGACTTCACTCCTCCCTACTTGGCTCCAACTACAGCAGGGCATGTGGTTCTGCAGGGTGTCAATTACGCTTCTGGTGGGGGTGGAATTCTTAATAAAACTGGAACGATCTTT GGTGGCCGAATCAACCTGGACGCACAGATAGATAATTTTGCAAATACCAGGCAAGACATAATCTCAATGATTGGTGCTCCTGCAGCTCTTAAGTTGATTGGATCAGCCTTGTTCTCAGTTACAATCGGCTCAAATGATTTCATCAATAACTACCTTGTACCTGTCATCTCAGTTCCTGAACAGAAGTTAATTTCGCCACAAGTGTTTGTTGCCACCATGATTTCCAGATACAGACTACAACTAACG AGACTACACAACTTGGGTGCTAGAAAGATTGTTGTGGCAAATGTAGGACCAATTGGGTGTATACCATATCAGAGGGATTCAAATCCAGCAGCAGGAGACAATTGTGTTAATTTGCCGAATCAGTTAGCTCAACTATTCAACACCCAGCTGAAATGCCTTATCACAGAGCTCAACACTGATCTTCAGGGATCACAGTTTGCCTATGCAGATGTTTATCACATTGTAGAAGATATCCTGCAAAACTTCATATCATATG GTTTTGAGAATGCAAATTCTGCATGCTGCTATCTTGTTGGGCGCTTTGGGGGTTTGATCCCATGTGGTCCTCCATCAAAAGTTTGTAGGGACAGATCCAAGTATGTGTTCTGGGATCCATACCATCCGTCTGATGCTTCAAATGTTATCATTGCCAGGCGTCTCTTGGATGGCGACTCCAATGACATTACACCTATGAACATTAGGCAACTGGCTGGATTGTGA
- the LOC133858836 gene encoding peroxidase 29, producing the protein MNNMDMRTIVAMVLMFVVLRINGVEGGALQYNFYEKSCPQLEDIVRAGLQPIFLTDPTSPAALLRLMFHDCQVQGCDASILVDPVEADGLSEMTSAKNFGIRKRELISILKSMVEAACPEQVSCADILVLAAREAVARSGGPQIKVPLGRRDSSTAPSYELADTLIPPATTGVDDMLHIFARKGMTIEESVAIMGAHTLGVTHCLNIVNRLYKPEGGEGDQGLMEPRFEAFLRLNCPKGCLAASNASFVLNDPTALMFDNRYYMNAMGGRGVLRIDAEIVLDPRTAQIVEHFAADQDDFFHAFSTAFLKLSASGVLIGDQGVVRNKCNVID; encoded by the exons ATGAATAACATGGATATGAGAACCATAGTTGCAATGGTCCTTATGTTTGTTGTACTCAGGATTAATGGGGTTGAAGGAGGAGCTCTCCAGTACAACTTTTACGAGAAGTCATGCCCACAACTTGAGGATATTGTCAGAGCTGGCCTTCAACCCATCTTTCTCACTGATCCCACCTCACCTGCAGCTTTGTTGAGGCTCATGTTCCATGACTGCCAAGttcag GGCTGCGATGCTTCCATTCTGGTTGATCCGGTTGAGGCAGATGGGTTATCCGAGATGACTTCAGCGAAAAATTTTGGAATTCGAAAGAGGGAGTTAATCAGCATTCTCAAGTCAATGGTTGAAGCAGCATGCCCCGAACAAGTTTCATGTGCCGACATTCTCGTATTGGCTGCTCGAGAGGCGGTTGCTAGGTCCGGGGGGCCACAGATAAAGGTTCCCTTGGGCCGGCGGGATTCCTCCACTGCTCCAAGCTATGAACTTGCCGATACTTTAATCCCTCCTGCAACTACCGGGGTCGATGACATGCTTCATATTTTTGCCAGAAAAGGAATGACCATTGAAGAATCCGTCGCCATTATGG GCGCACATACGCTAGGAGTTACACATTGTTTAAACATTGTGAATCGTCTGTACAAACCTGAAGGTGGCGAGGGTGATCAAGGATTAATGGAGCCGAGATTTGAAGCATTCTTAAGGTTGAATTGTCCAAAAGGGTGTTTAGCAGCCTCAAACGCAAGTTTTGTTCTTAATGATCCTACCGCATTAATGTTTGATAATCGGTATTACATGAATGCAATGGGCGGGCGCGGTGTGCTGAGAATTGATGCTGAAATAGTGTTGGATCCTCGAACGGCTCAAATTGTGGAACATTTTGCCGCTGATCAGGATGATTTCTTTCATGCATTTTCCACTGCCTTTCTGAAGCTCTCTGCTTCAGGTGTCCTGATCGGGGATCAAGGTGTTGTTAGAAACAAATGTAACGTAATAGACTAA
- the LOC133879790 gene encoding putative ubiquitin-conjugating enzyme E2 38, with protein MALSVNGEIEEAMDAHFKRFDVVSDESDHSYLNLNRPKKDGADCFINGNCRTHKKIMQEWRILEKSLPETIFVRAYEKRIDLLRAVIVGAAGTPYHDGLFFFDLAFPPDYPTSPPQVHFRSYGMRLNPNLYANGRVCLSLLNTWAGKKSEKWNPCESTVLQVLLSIQALVLNEKPYFNEPGHGMLGRAIWEKKSQAYNEDVFILSCKTMLFLIRRPPRNFEDLVVRHFRERGDWILRACDAYRGGLLRVGYYGNYGSSSSSSSSSSTSVEVSEKFKGSMEKLYPELVAAFHRGGASVGNFVERLKVERKTAPSSSKAAQVVVKKKRGGGIAKSVIRRIKKALGLNKKSEKSDGDMTKKDSP; from the coding sequence ATGGCCCTCTCTGTGAACGGCGAGATAGAAGAAGCGATGGACGCGCATTTCAAGCGATTCGACGTCGTTTCGGACGAATCCGACCACTCCTACCTCAACCTCAACCGCCCCAAAAAGGACGGCGCAGATTGCTTCATCAACGGGAACTGTAGGACCCACAAGAAGATTATGCAGGAGTGGAGGATCCTAGAGAAGAGCCTCCCGGAGACGATCTTCGTGCGGGCCTACGAGAAGCGCATCGATCTGCTCAGGGCAGTCATCGTCGGCGCCGCGGGCACGCCGTACCACGATGGACTCTTCTTCTTCGATTTGGCCTTCCCGCCCGATTACCCGACCAGCCCGCCCCAGGTCCATTTCCGCTCGTACGGTATGCGCCTGAATCCGAACCTGTACGCCAACGGGAGGGTCTGCTTGTCGCTGCTCAACACCTGGGCCGGTAAGAAGAGCGAGAAGTGGAACCCATGTGAGTCCACTGTGCTCCAGGTCTTGCTCTCGATCCAGGCGCTGGTTCTCAACGAGAAACCGTACTTCAACGAACCGGGTCACGGGATGTTGGGTCGGGCTATCTGGGAAAAGAAGTCGCAGGCTTATAACGAGGACGTGTTCATCTTGTCGTGCAAGACAATGCTATTTTTGATCCGAAGGCCACCGAGGAATTTCGAGGACCTTGTGGTCAGGCATTTTCGGGAGCGAGGGGATTGGATATTAAGGGCCTGTGATGCTTATAGAGGTGGGCTTCTGAGAGTTGGGTACTATGGGAATTATgggtcgtcgtcgtcgtcgagTTCTTCGTCTTCAACGAGCGTCGAGGTGTCGGAGAAATTCAAAGGGTCGATGGAGAAGCTGTACCCGGAGCTTGTTGCTGCGTTTCATAGGGGCGGAGCTTCGGTAGGGAATTTCGTCGAACGGTTGAAGGTCGAGAGAAAAACGGCGCCATCGTCGTCCAAGGCGGCGCAGGTGGTTGTGAAAAAGAAGCGCGGTGGTGGGATTGCGAAGAGTGTCATTCGGAGAATAAAGAAGGCTTTGGGATTGAACAAGAAGAGTGAGAAAAGCGATGGGGATATGACCAAAAAGGACTCTCCTTGA
- the LOC133859613 gene encoding uncharacterized protein LOC133859613, with translation MVGQTAACKAIGIILLACQPGTGKTAIAMGLAKSLGQETPFAMLADSELFSLEMSKTEALTQAFRKAIDVRIKEETEVIKGEVVEIQIDHLVIARAASKIDKLTLKSTEMETVYDLGAKMIEALGKEKVQSGDVVAIDT, from the coding sequence ATGGTGGGCCAGACCGCAGCCTGCAAGGCCATCGGCATCATCCTCCTGGCGTGTCAGCCCGGAACCGGCAAGACTGCCATTGCCATGGGCTTGGCCAAGTCGCTTGGTCAGGAGACCCCGTTTGCCATGCTCGCCGATAGCGAGCTCTTCTCACTGGAGATGTCGAAGACTGAAGCCCTAACCCAGGCCTTCCGCAAGGCCATCGACGTGCGCATCAAGGAGGAGACCGAGGTCATCAAGGGAGAGGTCGTGGAGATCCAGATCGACCACCTTGTCATCGCCAGAGCAGCTTCCAAGATCGATAAGCTGACCCTGAAGTCCACAGAGATGGAGACAGTGTACGACTTGGGCGCAAAGATGATCGAGGCGCTGGGGAAGGAGAAGGTGCAGAGCGGAGATGTGGTGGCCATCGATACGTGA